The genomic segment ttgtgacccaaattctGTTGATTGGGCCCTGAAATTTTCGCGGTGCTATCCATTAGATTTTTGGGTTTAGGatttatttgtatgcacatattatataagtgcatttagagGGTTTGTTTTGGGCATTCAGAAATTTTttcattctccacattgtactcttcatcaattatagtgaaacctcctttgcctctgcccgtggtttttcccacgagggttttcacataaatctgtgttgttcttgttttcttttacttatggtttgctttatttctgccCGATAGGTATGTGGTGGTGGGATAGAGGGGTAAGCTCCTAAAGGTGTGTTCCATGAGGAAGTTGAGTTGCcctgtgttcatcatattttGTGTACCCATCATTTGGGCATAATGTAGCATCTGTCCGCAAATCTCGGTGCCCAGTCCCTTGATTTTCCCGTCCGCACCATCTTTGATGATCTGGGCTGACTATGTCTTGTCCTACACTATCAGGACTATTGGTTGGTCCCCCACTATTACACAGTGTGAGATCGACTTGTTATGGAGGATGAGCTCCATCCAGGATGTTGGGGCTCTTTCGGAGGTGGTGGTGCTGTTACAAAGACTAGCGGTAAATTGCCATACAACTTGTATTTTTCCCATACAAGTTGATGATTGCGGAAAATTGCCAAGGTTGGTAAATTCTTCGTTTGTCTTCCGGAGTGAGGGGTATTGAGTCTGAATCATTTGCGAGATCAATAGTCCCACAGGCGATCTGTGGGTTGTAGATCATGTTGAGCTCTTAGCTTTTATTTAGTAGAGCTACTTTGAAGTGTTGCTCTTTGAATTGTCCTGAAGTTGTGGAGTCTTCATCTATACAACTAGTGCAATTCGGTGGTTTCGGTGGTTCTGGTCGGATCCGGGGTGGTGATCCTATGGTCCGGTGTGGAGACATGGCCAACTCTAGGGGGTTTCTAGACGGAGAATGCACATGAAAATTAATGGGAAAATGCTGGAAATGTAGGATCAATTGAACATATCTCTCTTTTCCCCTTGACGTACGCGAGGAACtttcgaaaataacctctctatttTTTGAGAGATAGAAGTAAATTCTATCTACATTTTATCTCTTCGAATCCCACACATGAAATTACATTGGTTCCACTCGATTGACCCGAGGGTCTTCCCAAAACGACCTCTCTATTTCTTGGGACATAGGAGTAAAGTTTGCTTGCATTCTACCTCTTAGATTCCACCCATGAAATCACATTGAatatatttttgtcattgttgtaGTCTCTTTCTTATCCACTCGATTAACCCCAGGTTCCTTccgaaacagtctctctacctctcAGAAGGTAGAGGTAAGATCACTTAATCTAGACCCTACTTATGAAATTGCACAGAATATATCGTTGTCATTATTATTGTATTCTCTCTTTTCCATTAAACTGCGTCTGCATTGACAATTGATTGCAGGAGTTATGACTAGAAGCAGCTTTACGACTGGACACGGCTTGAGAAAACTCTATGAGAAAAGATCGAAATCCCTTGGTAAACTTTTTTTATGTAACAAATAAATAGGTATAGGTTGTGTTCGGTACGAAAAatacttttcttgattttttatgaaaatatttttcaaaaattttgacatcattctagCACACTCATAGTGACTTTACTCATTTTGTCTGTTACATAAAAACTCCCTCCGTTGAACTTTATTTGTCACGTTTCGCTTTTCTCGAGTCAAATTTTATGAACTTTAACTaccattttaagatgtatttttttatCGTATTAATACGAGCAGGGTTGCCATTTTTTAGTATTAACATTTTTCACTAGTTAAAtctgtttttctttttctcagaAAACTCTCAGCCTGCAATGGTTTCTTCCTCTGCTTCTCCAGACAGAGAGGAGTGGGACAATGTTATTGCCTTTACTGGATCGGCTTCGTTGGAAAAGGCCGGTCCTCTTGTTGGATCCGTTGACGTCGCTGAATCCATGGATGAGTATTTGTTTCGTGTTTCACTCCCTGGTGTTACCAGGGATGAAAGTAAGTTCTACGTATGATTAAGATTTTCTTAAGTAATCACCATTTCTTCTTATAAGTCTAACCGTTTTAATACATCAAGTGTCCTTCTTGTCTGTGAACATATGTTCTGTATATGAATGTAACTTATTGATACATTGCAGAAATAAATATCTGTATGCCTTCATTTTCTACTTCTCTATACAGACGAGTGTTCCATTTTTTTCACTGATTAAAAAATGCTTGCTTTCTAGCTAGGACCATGTATTACTTGCCTGGACTCGTCAAAAATGTCAGCTAGTGCATGTCGGATTCGCTAAAAGTAGACTATTTTTGAAGATTCCGACACGGTTATGGCATGTTAAGTGAGGAGTCTGCTCAACTTAGATGGATATATTCTTTTAATGAATGTTTTTGTTTATAACATTGGGTTGCTCTT from the Capsicum annuum cultivar UCD-10X-F1 chromosome 9, UCD10Xv1.1, whole genome shotgun sequence genome contains:
- the LOC124886992 gene encoding alpha-crystallin domain-containing protein 22.3-like yields the protein MTRSSFTTGHGLRKLYEKRSKSLENSQPAMVSSSASPDREEWDNVIAFTGSASLEKAGPLVGSVDVAESMDEYLFRVSLPGVTRDEKVISCEVRPDGRIVIKGESATGESTVCKHSMVFKMQTQNLCPPGEFTVSIQLPGPIDHLTSDCVFGTDGIFEGVVKKKKKKQVL